Proteins co-encoded in one Acanthopagrus latus isolate v.2019 chromosome 10, fAcaLat1.1, whole genome shotgun sequence genomic window:
- the LOC119027717 gene encoding trace amine-associated receptor 13c-like — protein MIRKSFGTNFALYLVFVSGMLVTILGNSLVILSICHFKQLHSPTNVLISSLALADLLVGVIVMPFSATWTVTGCWFYGDTFCHLHVSFEWFLTTLSVFHLICIAVDRHQAICNPLHYSRKITVSVAVMMVCACWSLAAVYAYGVIYPKASKAWLNKLESYKCIGSCTGYASRLSILLSSILCFFFPCTVMVCLYMHIFDVAKQQARKFRDKNHCLNDRGKGGLVKQSECKAAKTLSIVLGVFIFCYVPLYVLGPISLLSRLRAPGYLTEVFYWLLYLNSACNPLIYALFYPSFRKCFHCIITLKIFSPNSSTMNLSLK, from the coding sequence ATGATACGAAAAAGTTTTGGAACCAATTTTGCCCTctatttggtgtttgtttcaggcatGCTGGTTACCATTTTAGGGAACTCTCTTGTCATCTTGTCAATATGTCACTTTAAACAGTTGCATAGTCCTACCAATGTGCTCATTTCATCTCTGGCTCTGGCTGATCTACTAGTGGGTGTTATTGTGATGCCCTTCAGTGCCACTTGGACAGTTACTGGCTGCTGGTTCTATGGTGATACGTTCTGTCATCTGCATGTCAGTTTTGAGTGGTTTCTCACcactctttctgtctttcacttAATTTGCATTGCTGTCGACAGACATCAAGCAATATGTAATCCTCTGCATTACTCAAGAAAAATCACAGTATCGGTGGCTGTGATGATGGTGTGTGCCTGCTGGTCACTGGCTGCTGTCTATGCTTATGGGGTCATTTATCCAAAGGCCAGTAAGGCATGGTTAAACAAATTGGAATCATACAAGTGCATTGGTAGTTGTACGGGTTATGCAAGCCGACTTTCAATTCTCTTGAGTagtattttgtgctttttctttccctgcactgTAATGGTTTGTCTTTACATGCACATATTTGATGTGGCTAAACAACAAGCAAGAAAGTTTAGAGATAAGAACCACTGTTTGAATGACAGAGGGAAAGGTGGGTTGGTGAAACAGTCGGAATGCAAGGCTGCAAAGACTCTCAGTATTGTGCTTGGTGTATTCATCTTTTGTTATGTGCCTTTATATGTGCTTGGACCGATTTCCCTTTTAAGTCGCTTGAGAGCTCCTGGTTATCTAACAGAAGTATTTTACTGGTTGCTTTACTTGAATTCCGCCTGTAACCCCCTTATTTATGCCTTATTTTATCCCTCCTTCAGaaagtgttttcattgcatAATCACTCTGAAAATATTCAGCCCAAATTCTTCAACTATGAATCTATCTCTTAAATGA
- the LOC119027718 gene encoding trace amine-associated receptor 13c-like, translating to MVDLLVGVIVMPFSATRTVHGCWFYGDTFCHLHVSFEWLLTTLSVFHLLCIAVDRHQAICNPLHYSRKITMSVAVMMVCVSWALAAVYAYGVTYSKAHEAGLEVLLESIKCLGSCFVLFNPFVGILGSAFYFFFPCTAMICLYIQIFIVAKTHVRKIGDENKCSNERERGGLIKQSECKAAKTLSIVLGVFIFCWMPWFLQAIIVPLTGFKIPGLLSEVIAWLGYFNSACNPVLYTLFYPSFKKCFHCIITLKIFNLNSSTMNLSVK from the exons ATGG TTGATCTACTAGTGGGTGTTATTGTGATGCCCTTCAGTGCCACCCGGACTGTTCATGGCTGCTGGTTCTATGGTGATACGTTCTGTCATCTGCATGTCAGTTTTGAGTGGCTTCTCACCACACTTTCTGTCTTCCACCTACTTTGCATTGCTGTCGACAGACATCAAGCAATATGTAATCCTCTGCATTATTCTagaaaaatcacaatgtcagtGGCTGTGATGATGGTATGTGTCAGCTGGGCACTGGCTGCTGTCTATGCTTATGGAGTCACTTATTCAAAAGCCCATGAAGCAGGGTTAGAAGTTTTATTAGAATCAATAAAGTGTCTtggcagttgttttgttttatttaacccATTTGTGGGAATCTTGGGCAGTGCTTTctactttttctttccctgcactgCAATGATTTGTCTTTACATTCAAATATTCATTGTGGCTAAAACGCATGTAAGAAAGATTGGAGATGAgaacaaatgttcaaatgagagagagagaggaggtttGATTAAACAGTCTGAGTGCAAGGCTGCAAAGACTCTCAGTATTGTGCTTGGtgtattcatattttgttgGATGCCATGGTTTTTGCAAGCAATCATTGTTCCTCTCACTGGCTTCAAAATACCCGGTCTGCTTTCAGAAGTAATAGCTTGGTTAGGTTACTTTAATTCAGCCTGTAACCCCGTTCTTTATACCTTGTTTTATCCCtccttcaaaaaatgttttcactgcataATCACTCTGAAAATATTCAACTTAAATTCTTCAACTATGAATTTATCTGTTAAATGA
- the LOC119027719 gene encoding trace amine-associated receptor 13c-like, translating to MYLLFISIILATILGNSFVIVSICHFKQLHSPTNVLILSLALVDLLVGVLVMLFSATRSVHGCWFYGDTFCGIHTSFELFLTTLSIFHLICIAVDRHEAICNPLHYSRKITMSVAVMMVCVSWSLAAVYAYGVVYSKANMAGLEDISKHFCLGACFVYFNQLWGMLSSALCFFFPCTVMVCLYTKIFVVAEQHVRKIGDKNNSLNDRGRGGLIKQSESKAAKTLSIVLGVFIFCWMPLFMQFIIDPLTGHRMDPFLYEALYWLSYLNSACNPIIYALFYPSFKKCFHCIITLKIFSSNSTTMNLSK from the coding sequence ATGTATTTGCTGTTTATTTCGATCATACTGGCTACTATTTTAGGGAACTCTTTTGTCATTGTGTCAATatgtcatttcaaacagttgCATAGTCCTACCAATGTGCTCATTCTATCTCTTGCTCTGGTTGATCTACTAGTGGGTGTTTTAGTGATGCTCTTCAGTGCCACCCGGAGTGTTCACGGCTGCTGGTTCTACGGAGATACATTCTGTGGCATACACACCAGTTTTGAGTTGTTTCTCACCACTCTTTCTATCTTCCACCTGATTTGCATTGCTGTTGACAGACATGAAGCAATATGTAATCCTCTGCATTATTCTagaaaaatcacaatgtcagtGGCTGTGATGATGGTATGTGTCAGCTGGTCACTAGCTGCTGTCTATGCTTATGGAGTCGTTTATTCAAAGGCCAATATGGCAGGTTTAGAagatatttcaaaacatttttgcctTGGTGCTTGTTTTGTGTACTTTAACCAACTCTGGGGAATGTTGAGCAGtgctttgtgctttttctttccctgcactgTAATGGTTTGTCTTTATACTAAAATATTTGTTGTAGCTGAACAGCATGTAAGAAAGATTGGAGATAAGAACAATAGTTtaaatgacagagggagaggtgggtTGATTAAACAGTCTGAGAGCAAGGCTGCAAAGACTCTCAGTATTGTGCTTGGtgtattcatcttttgttgGATGCCCTTATTTATGCAATTTATCATTGATCCCCTCACTGGCCACCGCATGGATCCTTTTCTCTATGAAGCATTATACTGGTTGAGTTACTTGAATTCAGCCTGTAACCCCATTATTTATGCCTTATTTTATCCCTCcttcaaaaagtgttttcattgtatAATCACTCTGAAAATATTCAGCTCAAATTCTACAACAATGAATTTATCTAAGTGA
- the LOC119027254 gene encoding trace amine-associated receptor 13c-like, translating to MALRIQQLFRWHLGCDFCNNTGMSACLSHFPCPLSAGICWVISEVLASVFEFMMTDYFSQEHLMYCAPGSNASCVVEQYSLGTNFALYLVFVSGMLVTILGNSFVILSICHFKQLHSPTNVLISSLALVDLLVGVTVMPFSATRTVHGCWFYGDAFCQLHSSFELFLTILSIFHLICIAVDRHQAICNPLHYSRKITVTVAVMMVCVSWALAAAYSYGVLYSKANEAGLEDLMASIACLGACFVYSNPLWRILGSAICVFFPCTVMVCIYTHIFIVAKQHVRKTGDKSKCLNDREKGGFVKKSECKAAKTLSIVLGAFIFCWIPLFIVSIIDPLTGYSTPGLLIEVLIWLGYFNSTLNPIIYALFYPSFKKCFHCIITLNIFSSNSSNMNLTVK from the coding sequence ATGGCACTGCGTATCCAACAATTATTTAGGTGGCATCTTGGCTGTGACTTTTGTAACAACACAGGGATGTCAGCATGTTTATCCCATTtcccctgtcctctctctgctgggaTCTGTTGGGTTATATCTGAGGTTTTGGCatctgtgtttgagtttatgATGACTGATTACTTTTCTCAGGAGCACTTGATGTACTGTGCTCCAGGCAGCAATGCCTCATGTGTTGTGGAACAGTATAGTTTAGGGACTAATTTTGCCCTctatttggtgtttgtttcaggcatGCTAGTTACCATTTTAGGGAACTCTTTTGTCATCCTGTCAATATGTCACTTCAAACAGTTGCATAGTCCTACCAATGTCCTCATTTCATCTCTGGCTCTGGTTGATCTACTAGTGGGTGTTACTGTGATGCCCTTCAGTGCCACCCGGACTGTTCATGGCTGCTGGTTCTATGGTGATGCATTCTGTCAACTGCATTCAAGTTTTGAATTGTTTCTCACCATTCTTTCTATCTTTCACTTAATTTGCATTGCTGTTGACAGGCATCAGGCAATATGTAATCCTCTGCACTATTCTAGAAAAATCACGGTAACAGTGGCtgtgatgatggtgtgtgtcaGCTGGGCACTGGCTGCTGCCTACTCTTATGGAGTCCTTTATTCAAAGGCCAATGAGGCAGGTTTAGAAGATTTAATGGCATCAATAGCGTGCCTTggtgcttgttttgtttattctaaCCCACTTTGGAGAATCTTGGGCAGTGCTATCTGCgttttctttccctgcactgTGATGGTTTGTATTTACACGCATATATTTATCGTGGCTAAACAGCATGTACGAAAGACTGGAGATAAGagcaaatgtttaaatgacagagaaaaaggtGGGTTTGTTAAAAAGTCTGAGTGCAAGGCTGCAAAGACTCTCAGTATTGTGCTTGGTGCGTTCATCTTTTGTTGGATACCTTTGTTTATAGTTTCAATAATTGATCCCCTCACTGGCTACAGCACACCTGGTCTGCTCATAGAAGTATTAATTTGGTTGGGTTACTTCAATTCAACCTTAAACCCCATTATTTATGCCTTGTTTTATCCCTCcttcaagaaatgttttcattgcataATCACTCTAAACATTTTTAGCTCAAATTCTTCAAATATGAATTTAACTGTTAAATAA
- the LOC119027721 gene encoding trace amine-associated receptor 13c-like, with translation MTHPLPPDLLDCFPGSNASCIQVRLGFWKDFALYLVFVSGILVTILGNSLVIVSICHFKQLHSPTNVLILSLALVDLLVGVLVMPFSATRTVHGCWFYGDTFCHIHTSFEVFLPTLSIFHLICIAVDRHEAICNPLHYSRKLTMSVAVMMVCVSWALAAVYAYGVIYSKANVAGLEDITESFCLGGCFVYFNPLWGMLSSALCFFFPCAVMVCLYTKIFIVAEQHVRKIGDKNNSLNDRGRGQLVKHSESKAAKTLSIVLGVFIFCWMPFFMQFIIDPLTGFRINSFLLEVLYWLSYFNSACNPIIYALFYPSYKKCFHCIITLKIFSTNSSNMNLSVK, from the coding sequence ATGACTCATCCTTTGCCTCCAGACTTGTTGGATTGTTTTCCAGGCAGTAATGCCTCATGTATTCAGGTACGGTTAGGTTTTTGGAAAGATTTTGCCCTCTActtggtgtttgtttcaggcatACTGGTTACCATTTTAGGGAACTCTCTTGTTATTGTCtcaatttgtcatttcaaacagttgCATAGTCCTACCAATGTGCTCATTTTATCTCTTGCTCTGGTTGATCTACTAGTGGGTGTTCTGGTGATGCCCTTCAGTGCCACCCGGACTGTTCATGGCTGCTGGTTCTATGGAGATACATTCTGTCACATACACACCAGTTTTGAGGTGTTTCTCCCCACTCTTTCTATCTTCCACCTAATCTGCATTGCTGTCGACAGACATGAAGCCATTTGCAATCCTCTGCATTATTCTAGAAAACTCACAATGTCAGTGGCTGTGATGATGGTATGTGTCAGCTGGGCACTGGCTGCTGTCTATGCTTATGGAGTCATTTATTCAAAAGCCAATGTGGCAGGTTTAGAGGATATAACAGAATCATTTTGCCTTGGTGGTTGTTTCGTGTATTTTAACCCACTTTGGGGGATGTTGAGCAGtgctttgtgctttttctttccctgcgCTGTGATGGTTTGTCTTTACACTAAAATATTTATCGTGGCTGAACAGCACGTAAGAAAGATTGGAGATAAGAACAATAGTTtaaatgacagagggagaggtcaATTGGTTAAGCACTCTGAGAGCAAGGCTGCAAAGACTCTCAGTATTGTGCTTGGAGTATTCATCTTTTGTTGGATGCCCTTTTTTATGCAATTTATCATTGATCCCCTCACTGGCTTCAGAATTAATTCATTCCTCTTAGAAGTATTATACTGGTTGAGTTACTTCAATTCAGCCTGTAACCCCATCATTTATGCCTTGTTTTATCCCTCCtacaaaaagtgttttcattgcatAATCACTCTGAAAATATTCAGCACAAATTCTTCAAATATGAATCTATCTGTTAAATGA
- the LOC119027722 gene encoding trace amine-associated receptor 13c-like gives MDQSGSQHSRDSVNGSNASCVMIRKSFGINFVLYLVFVSGMLVTILGNSLVILSICHFKQLHSPTNVLISSLALVDLLVGVIVMPFSATRTVHGCWFYGDTFCHLHVSFELFLTTLSIFHLICIAVDRHQAICNPLHYSRKITMSVAVMMVCVSWALAAVYAYGVLYSKANVAGLEDLMASLKCLGGCFVYFNPLWGMLSSALCFFFPCTVMVCLYTQIFIVAKQHVRKIGDNNSCLNDRGRGGLIKQSESKAAKTLSIVLGVFIFCWMPLFVQFIIDPLTGFRIPAFLLEVLYWLGYFNSACNPIIYALFYPSFKKCFHCIITLKIFSSNSSTMNLSLK, from the exons ATGGACCAGAGTGGATCCCAGCACTCAAGGGACAGTGTGAATG GCAGCAATGCCTCATGTGTTATGATACGAAAAAGTTTTGGAATCAATTTTGTCCTctatttggtgtttgtttcaggcatGCTCGTTACCATTTTAGGGAACTCTCTTGTCATCTTGTCAATATGTCACTTTAAACAGTTGCATAGTCCTACCAACGTGCTCATTTCATCTCTGGCTCTGGTTGATCTGCTAGTGGGTGTTATTGTGATGCCCTTCAGTGCCACCCGGACTGTTCATGGCTGCTGGTTCTATGGTGATACATTCTGTCATCTGCATGTTAGTTTTGAGTTGTTTCTCACCACTCTTTCTATCTTCCACCTAATCTGCATTGCTGTCGACAGACATCAAGCAATATGTAATCCTCTGCATTACTcaagaaaaatcacaatgtcagtggctgtgatgatggtgtgtgtcaGCTGGGCACTGGCTGCTGTCTATGCTTATGGAGTACTTTATTCAAAAGCCAATGTGGCAGGGTTAGAAGATTTGATGGCATCATTAAAATGCCTtggtggttgttttgtttactttaacCCACTTTGGGGAATGTTGAGCAGtgctttgtgctttttctttccctgcactgTAATGGTTTGTCTTTACACTCAAATATTTATTGTGGCTAAACAGCATGTAAGAAAGATTGGAGATAATAACAGCTGTTtgaatgacagagggagaggtgggtTGATTAAACAGTCTGAGAGCAAGGCTGCAAAGACTCTCAGTATTGTGCTTGGTGTATTCATCTTTTGCTGGATGCCCTTATTTGTGCAATTTATTATTGATCCCCTCACTGGCTTCCGCATTCCTGCTTTCCTCTTGGAGGTATTATACTGGTTGGGTTACTTCAATTCAGCCTGTAACCCCATTATTTATGCCTTATTTTATCCCtccttcaaaaaatgttttcattgtataATCACTCTGAAAATATTTAGCTCTAATTCTTCAACTATGAATCTATCTCTTAAATGA
- the LOC119027257 gene encoding trace amine-associated receptor 13c-like, with translation MTHPLPPDLLDCFPGSNVSCIGVRLGFWPNFFLYLVFVSGMLVTILGNSLVIVSICHFKQLHSPTNVLILSLALVDLLVGVIVMPFSATRTVTGCWFYGDTFCHLHFSFEVLLTTLSIFHLICIAVDRHQAICNPLHYSRNITMSVAVMMACVSWALAAVYAYGGLYSKANEVGLEDLESFKCIGGCFIFSNPLWEILTSALCVFFPCTVMVCLYTQIFFVAQQHLRKIEDKNNCLNDRGRVGLVKKSESKAAKTLSIVLGVFIFCCVPLYLLHLIGSLASLRIPFLLSEVFYWMNYFNSACNPIIYALFHPSFKKCFHCIITLKNFSSHSSNMNLSDK, from the coding sequence ATGACTCATCCTTTGCCACCAGACTTGTTGGACTGTTTTCCGGGCAGCAATGTTTCATGTATTGGGGTACGGTTAGGTTTTTGGCCAAATTTTTTCCTctatttggtgtttgtttcaggcatGCTCGTTACCATTTTAGGGAACTCTCTTGTCATTGTGTCAATTTGCCATTTCAAACAGTTACATAGTCCTACCAACGTGCTCATTTTATCTCTTGCTCTGGTTGATCTGCTAGTGGGTGTTATTGTGATGCCCTTCAGTGCCACCCGGACTGTTACTGGCTGCTGGTTCTATGGTGATACATTCTGTCATCTCCATTTCAGTTTTGAGGTGTTGCTCACCACTCTTTCAATCTTCCACCTAATTTGCATTGCTGTCGACAGACATCAAGCAATATGTAATCCTCTGCATTATTCTAGAAACATCACAATGTCAGTGGCTGTGATGATGGCATGTGTCAGCTGGGCACTGGCTGCTGTCTATGCTTATGGAGGACTTTATTCAAAGGCCAATGAGGTAGGGTTAGAGGATTTGGAATCATTTAAGTGCATTGGtggttgtttcattttctctaaCCCACTTTGGGAGATTTTGACCAGTGCTTTGTGCgttttctttccctgcactgTGATGGTTTGTCTTTACactcaaatattttttgtggCTCAACAGCATCTAAGAAAGATTGAAGATAAGAACAATTGTTtaaatgacagagggagagttgGATTGGTTAAAAAGTCTGAAAGCAAGGCTGCAAAGACTCTCAGTATTGTGCTTGGtgtattcatcttttgttgTGTGCCTTTATATTTGCTACATTTGATTGGTTCTCTCGCTAGCTTGAGGATACCTTTTCTGCTCTCTGAAGTATTTTACTGGATGAATTACTTCAATTCAGCCTGTAACCCCATTATTTATGCCTTGTTTCATCCTtccttcaaaaaatgttttcattgcataATCACTTTAAAAAATTTTAGCTCTCATTCTTCAAATATGAATTTATCTGATAAATGA